The DNA sequence CTGCTATTTTTAAAAGTATTGCAGATTTTTCCTCAACAGAGGGTGGTTGTATATCAACTATTAAACCCCAAGAGAATCTACTTGTAATCCTTTTTTCCATATGAGATAATTCAGATGGAGACTTGTCACAGCTTATAACTATCTGTTTTTGCAAATCGTAAAGTGTATTAAATGTATAAAAAAATTCTTCAGTAGTGCGCTCTTTACCTGCTAAAAATTGGGCGTCGTCAAAAAGTAATATATCAATTGTCCTATATTTTTCTCTGAATTCCTCCATTTTGTTTTTTCTTATAGATGTAATCATTTCGTTTGTAAATTGCTCAGAGGGTATATATAATACTTTTAATTTATATTTCGTTTCTAATAGTTTATTTCCAATTGCATGTAATAGATGTGTTTTACCTAAACCGACACCACCATAAATGTATAGTGGATTGTAAGTATGAAAATTACCATTTGCAACTGAAAGACATGCTGTGTAAGCAAATTGGTTTGAAGATCCAGCGACAAAATTATCAAAAGAATATTGTTTATTTAAGTTTGTTTCTTTTTTTACAACAATATTTGCAATTTTATCACTATCATCACTTTTTAAATTATCTCTTTTTAAGGTAATGTTGGCATTTTTAATTATTACATTACTAGTTATTGAAAATTTTTCGGTAAATATTTTTTTTAGGGTTTCTAAATAATTTTGTTCAATCCATAACTTGTAAAATTTATTTGGGGCCTCTAAAACTACATTTTCCCCGTCAATATTTTTAACTTTTAGTTTTTGCAACCAAGTTTCAACAACTTGTTCAGTAAAGAAGTTTTTAGATTCTTCTATAAACTCATTAAAGAACTTTTCATAATTCACTAAAGAACACCTCGTAACCAGCATTGTTAATGTT is a window from the Deferribacterota bacterium genome containing:
- the dnaA gene encoding chromosomal replication initiator protein DnaA, producing the protein MNYEKFFNEFIEESKNFFTEQVVETWLQKLKVKNIDGENVVLEAPNKFYKLWIEQNYLETLKKIFTEKFSITSNVIIKNANITLKRDNLKSDDSDKIANIVVKKETNLNKQYSFDNFVAGSSNQFAYTACLSVANGNFHTYNPLYIYGGVGLGKTHLLHAIGNKLLETKYKLKVLYIPSEQFTNEMITSIRKNKMEEFREKYRTIDILLFDDAQFLAGKERTTEEFFYTFNTLYDLQKQIVISCDKSPSELSHMEKRITSRFSWGLIVDIQPPSVEEKSAILLKIAELKNIKIDSNIAVYLAENLKTENNRELIGALIRLSAYSNFKNKQIDKDLICECLKKYLIEKNKIITIDDVLKEVTTYFNIKLHDLKSRKRTSSISYSRNIAIYILRKTLNLSLQEIGDIFGGRDHATILYSINKIENILKKDKELKYLIDTLIKNLYK